The following proteins come from a genomic window of bacterium:
- a CDS encoding 3-isopropylmalate dehydratase, producing the protein MIIEGKVFKYGDDVNTDVIFPGKYTYEPFTPEQMAEHALEDLDPTFRGRCEVGDIIVSGKNFGCGSSREQAAIAIHAAGCRAIIAPSFARIFYRNCLNSGLFALTNSEIQSKIVNYDRIKIDIDNGTIEVNGEVFRFPKPSEDVIGILEAGGLIPYTRLKLETTRGDR; encoded by the coding sequence ATGATCATCGAAGGAAAGGTTTTTAAATATGGCGACGATGTTAACACTGATGTCATCTTTCCGGGAAAATACACATACGAGCCTTTTACACCCGAGCAGATGGCCGAGCACGCCCTCGAAGATCTAGACCCGACATTCAGGGGGCGATGCGAAGTAGGAGATATTATAGTATCAGGAAAGAACTTCGGTTGTGGGTCGAGTAGAGAACAAGCAGCAATTGCTATACATGCTGCTGGTTGCAGGGCGATAATCGCCCCGAGTTTTGCTAGGATATTTTATAGAAATTGCCTTAATAGCGGTTTATTTGCATTGACAAATAGCGAAATCCAGAGTAAAATTGTAAACTATGATAGGATCAAGATCGATATTGATAATGGAACTATCGAGGTTAATGGAGAAGTTTTTCGCTTTCCAAAGCCCTCCGAAGATGTTATCGGTATCCTGGAAGCAGGCGGTTTGATACCGTATACTCGTTTGAAACTTGAGACAACGAGGGGAGATAGGTGA
- a CDS encoding HIT domain-containing protein yields the protein MEKIWAPWRMEYIESSGDKTGCFLCDAFASLEDRANLVLARRKHAFLLMNRYPYTNGHLMAVPIKHTGDLDDLSPAELTGTMELVNESVRALREVICAQGFNIGINLGAVAGAGMIDHVHIHIVPRWLGDTNFMPVLGETKVISEHLLETYDKLKSSFE from the coding sequence ATGGAAAAAATTTGGGCACCCTGGCGAATGGAATATATCGAGAGTTCCGGTGATAAAACCGGTTGTTTTTTGTGTGATGCTTTTGCATCGCTCGAAGACAGAGCTAATCTTGTTCTTGCAAGGCGTAAGCATGCTTTTCTTTTAATGAACCGCTATCCTTACACAAATGGTCACTTAATGGCTGTGCCAATCAAACATACTGGCGACTTGGACGATTTAAGCCCTGCCGAATTAACCGGGACTATGGAGTTAGTGAATGAATCTGTTCGGGCGCTGAGGGAAGTGATTTGTGCTCAGGGATTCAATATTGGTATCAATCTTGGGGCTGTCGCTGGAGCGGGTATGATAGACCATGTTCATATCCACATAGTCCCTCGATGGCTTGGAGATACGAATTTTATGCCAGTTTTGGGAGAAACTAAGGTTATTAGTGAACACCTACTCGAAACCTACGATAAACTCAAATCCTCTTTTGAATGA
- a CDS encoding 3-isopropylmalate dehydratase large subunit, with protein sequence MGKTIAEKILAKNAGIESVMSGQIVTSRPDVVLSHDNSAAIIGHFKKLGVEKVKIPDKIVIVLDHVTPAATEIYATNHKKIREFVNKQGISHFFDIGRGICHQVLPEEGFSTPGALILGADSHTTSHGAFGAFAAGIGRSEVAVLWATGELWLRVPESFIIRLSEEFHEFVSPKDLALHIIGKIGADGGIYKSIEFAGPGLKSLGISGRFVLSNMAAEMGAKAGICHPDDEVLHWLEGRAKRELKPVLPDDDAIYEREFNFALEDVEPMIARPHTVDNVDLAKNAEDIVLDQVLIGTCTNGRLDDLHAARKILGGRKVARGVRMLVFPASREVYISAASDGTFASLAEAGATIMNPGCGPCLGAHEGVMAPGEVTLSTANRNFKGRMGCRDSEIYLASPFTAAASAITGRITDPREFL encoded by the coding sequence ATGGGCAAGACCATCGCTGAGAAAATTTTAGCTAAGAACGCTGGTATTGAGTCCGTTATGTCGGGACAGATTGTAACTTCGAGACCCGATGTAGTGCTTTCTCACGATAATAGCGCTGCGATAATCGGTCATTTCAAGAAACTGGGTGTAGAGAAGGTCAAAATCCCTGATAAAATAGTAATAGTATTAGATCATGTCACTCCAGCCGCTACGGAAATTTATGCTACAAATCATAAAAAGATTCGGGAGTTTGTAAATAAACAGGGGATAAGCCACTTTTTCGATATTGGACGCGGAATATGTCATCAAGTTCTACCGGAGGAGGGTTTTTCGACACCGGGAGCGCTTATTCTTGGAGCGGATAGCCATACAACATCGCATGGAGCATTTGGAGCATTTGCTGCTGGGATAGGCAGGAGCGAAGTAGCAGTTTTATGGGCTACGGGTGAACTATGGTTAAGAGTTCCCGAGAGCTTTATTATTCGTCTTTCTGAAGAATTTCACGAATTTGTGTCGCCGAAGGATTTAGCCCTTCATATTATAGGTAAAATCGGCGCCGATGGCGGGATTTATAAATCCATTGAATTCGCTGGACCAGGGCTTAAATCGCTGGGGATATCGGGCAGGTTTGTCCTGTCGAATATGGCAGCGGAGATGGGAGCTAAAGCGGGTATATGTCATCCGGATGATGAGGTGCTTCATTGGCTCGAGGGTAGGGCGAAACGAGAGTTGAAGCCCGTACTTCCAGATGACGATGCTATCTATGAGCGCGAATTTAATTTCGCTTTGGAAGATGTCGAGCCTATGATTGCTCGTCCACACACAGTGGATAATGTGGATTTGGCGAAAAACGCAGAGGATATTGTTCTTGATCAGGTGCTTATAGGAACATGCACAAATGGCAGGCTCGACGATCTTCACGCTGCACGAAAGATTCTCGGAGGAAGAAAGGTTGCGCGTGGTGTTCGAATGTTGGTTTTTCCAGCGAGCAGAGAGGTATATATATCAGCGGCTTCAGATGGCACATTTGCCTCATTGGCTGAGGCCGGTGCCACTATAATGAATCCCGGTTGTGGTCCATGCCTTGGTGCACATGAAGGTGTAATGGCGCCTGGTGAGGTTACACTTTCCACAGCAAACAGAAATTTTAAAGGCAGAATGGGTTGTCGTGATTCAGAGATATATCTTGCTAGCCCTTTCACCGCAGCGGCTTCGGCGATTACCGGTAGAATAACAGACCCAAGGGAGTTTCTATGA
- the accB gene encoding acetyl-CoA carboxylase biotin carboxyl carrier protein — translation MNTNKVKEILKMIEESPLDQLEIEVKQFGGKGIRVRKGSLANSDSCDVRSPNTIDMVGSSFKDTTSAKSSESESLERELNDNQIEIVSPIVGTFYRALSPDSPPYVEEGESISANQVVCIVEAMKLMNEIQSEVSGVVEKILVENNHPVEFGQVMFIINTQK, via the coding sequence GTGAACACAAACAAGGTCAAAGAGATACTCAAGATGATCGAGGAAAGTCCACTGGACCAATTAGAGATCGAAGTCAAACAGTTCGGAGGTAAGGGAATTCGCGTTCGAAAAGGTTCTCTTGCCAACTCTGATAGTTGTGATGTTCGCTCGCCGAATACAATAGATATGGTTGGTTCTTCATTTAAGGACACCACCTCAGCAAAGTCTTCGGAAAGCGAAAGTCTCGAAAGGGAGCTCAATGATAACCAGATCGAAATCGTTTCTCCGATTGTTGGCACTTTCTACCGAGCACTATCGCCAGATTCACCGCCTTATGTAGAAGAGGGCGAGTCGATTAGCGCTAATCAGGTTGTTTGCATTGTAGAGGCCATGAAGTTGATGAATGAGATTCAATCCGAGGTTTCTGGTGTAGTGGAGAAGATATTGGTTGAAAACAATCACCCTGTCGAATTTGGTCAAGTAATGTTTATAATTAACACCCAGAAGTAA
- a CDS encoding 1-acyl-sn-glycerol-3-phosphate acyltransferase, translating into MIKRIAASIFFTICAPFLFFGSIFAYISFKIAGLFGKSVLLVVSRIVHLLWGRFAVYSALSSVRVVGKKKIPHGKAVVMYSNHASFFDIPIISGFVLPSGIYVARKGLALSPAIKASGGVLIEQKSTRKEIRNIREIVSKIKAGRSFIIFPEGTRSRDGSVGELKAGSLKIAQWAEVPAIPIRIEGSRDLLARGMMWPKPSKIVVYIGDPITCDEIRADSSAVLEKITDFYTRNTN; encoded by the coding sequence ATGATTAAGCGAATTGCCGCATCGATTTTTTTCACTATTTGTGCTCCGTTCCTTTTTTTTGGTTCGATTTTTGCTTATATTTCATTTAAAATTGCAGGCTTATTTGGAAAAAGTGTGTTGCTCGTTGTGAGCAGAATTGTCCATTTGCTTTGGGGCAGGTTTGCGGTATATTCCGCGCTATCATCCGTTCGAGTGGTGGGAAAAAAGAAGATTCCCCATGGGAAGGCAGTTGTGATGTATTCGAATCACGCGAGTTTTTTTGATATACCAATAATCTCAGGATTTGTTTTGCCCTCCGGTATCTATGTTGCGCGTAAGGGACTGGCTTTATCACCAGCAATAAAGGCCTCGGGAGGTGTGCTTATTGAGCAGAAGAGCACACGAAAGGAAATTAGAAACATTCGAGAGATAGTCTCCAAAATAAAAGCAGGTCGTTCTTTTATTATTTTCCCAGAGGGCACGCGCTCGCGCGATGGCTCTGTTGGTGAGCTGAAAGCTGGTTCTCTTAAAATAGCTCAGTGGGCGGAAGTTCCTGCTATACCAATAAGAATTGAAGGTTCGAGAGATTTGCTGGCAAGAGGTATGATGTGGCCAAAACCAAGCAAAATTGTTGTTTACATCGGCGATCCCATTACATGCGATGAGATACGAGCAGATTCGTCTGCAGTTTTGGAAAAAATAACCGATTTTTATACAAGAAACACGAATTAA
- the rpmA gene encoding 50S ribosomal protein L27 yields MAHKKGVGSSRNGRDSQGQRLGVKVFSGERINAGSIIVRQHGTKFHPGENCGMGRDFTLFSLIDGMVRFGKNRYGKKAVNIDTIDKVD; encoded by the coding sequence ATGGCTCATAAGAAAGGTGTAGGGAGTTCTCGCAATGGAAGGGACTCTCAAGGTCAAAGGCTTGGCGTTAAGGTTTTTTCTGGCGAGAGAATCAACGCGGGAAGTATAATAGTCCGCCAACACGGGACTAAATTCCATCCCGGTGAAAACTGCGGAATGGGCAGAGATTTCACGCTTTTTAGTTTGATCGATGGAATGGTTAGATTTGGCAAAAATCGTTACGGCAAAAAAGCAGTAAATATAGATACAATCGACAAAGTAGATTAG
- a CDS encoding S49 family peptidase codes for MNRPFNRALILLALAGFCVAQGVYWGTAAIDDPMGMHTNPGYLGLDHGAESAIFGSFSSDSSSALNIENTHGILFNLNGLGGGYENIVGMKRWTLGAGLGERTFGLGYLRTWTSSDAWGEGWRNGWIFGAIVRPWDFVSAGWTYENTQAMKGHRLGLALRPKTWRVTIFGDMLKQNNVDWEDLGWGVGGELHLLDGIRFFGRYDYLGEDILGETVDEISAGIRIDNPFGGVGAVASSGIDDEWSEYTIYSLASSKRLPSLFKLPSYPLRLDLNGEYAEKAQSGIFKGKKKTFANLLRTIQRASEDDQISALIIRYKSPSFDFAQAEELRNIFEEFKANGKEIYIYADNLGNLSYYLASVANFIAVPPSGNGIGILGLRAEMKFFKGTFEKIGVEPDFVNIGEYKSAMEMFTRSEPSEYAAQNINELLDSYNKEFLSGIAESRGITIEKAKELVDNGPYNDLESDSLGLIDSLMYFDQFEKFIKKEKDLKPQPFGIFAMQEYRKMEWGEPDRIAVIVIEGNIIKGKGGSGGLLGGSNVGETEIIAAVNAAKKNRSVKGILLRVNSGGGSALASDLMAHALTDAAEKKPLVVSMGNAAASGGYLVSMPAKKIFADNVTITGSIGVISGKFALGGLYDKIGISTTTFERGQNSGIYSSTDTFSTQQRERIQSGSLRFYDIFKDWVADSREIPVDSVDVLGRGRVWTGERAHEVGLVDSLGGFLDALDYIVQESGADEKNLELWFLPGTSSMVDNMFDSMVKQMPVLNELKKAPIFPFEDYEALYLMPYVIEVK; via the coding sequence ATGAATAGACCGTTTAACCGCGCGCTTATACTTTTAGCACTAGCGGGATTTTGTGTGGCGCAGGGCGTTTATTGGGGAACAGCCGCAATTGACGACCCCATGGGAATGCATACTAATCCCGGATATCTTGGCCTCGACCATGGCGCCGAATCAGCGATATTCGGGAGTTTTTCTAGTGACTCTAGTTCTGCTTTAAACATAGAGAACACACACGGTATTCTTTTCAACTTGAATGGCCTCGGTGGCGGATACGAAAATATAGTAGGCATGAAACGTTGGACGCTAGGAGCAGGCCTAGGTGAACGCACATTCGGATTGGGCTATCTACGCACATGGACATCATCCGACGCATGGGGCGAAGGTTGGCGTAACGGATGGATATTTGGTGCTATTGTTCGTCCGTGGGATTTTGTCTCTGCGGGTTGGACCTATGAAAACACTCAGGCAATGAAAGGCCATAGGCTTGGTTTGGCATTGCGACCAAAAACATGGCGCGTTACCATCTTTGGCGATATGCTTAAACAGAACAATGTCGATTGGGAAGACCTGGGGTGGGGTGTCGGTGGAGAGCTTCACCTTCTGGACGGCATTCGCTTTTTCGGTAGATATGACTATCTGGGTGAAGACATTCTTGGCGAGACTGTAGATGAAATATCCGCTGGAATCCGAATAGATAACCCATTCGGCGGCGTTGGAGCTGTGGCCTCCAGCGGAATCGACGATGAATGGTCAGAATACACTATATATTCCTTAGCAAGTTCCAAACGCTTGCCTAGTCTTTTTAAGCTACCCAGTTATCCTCTTCGTCTGGATCTAAACGGCGAATACGCCGAAAAGGCGCAGTCAGGAATTTTTAAAGGCAAGAAAAAGACCTTCGCTAACCTTCTAAGGACTATACAGCGCGCCTCCGAAGATGACCAGATATCGGCGCTTATTATTCGTTATAAATCCCCTAGTTTCGATTTCGCTCAGGCTGAGGAGTTGAGGAATATATTCGAAGAATTTAAAGCTAATGGCAAAGAGATATATATCTATGCGGACAATCTTGGTAACCTGTCTTATTATCTCGCTAGTGTAGCTAATTTCATCGCTGTTCCACCATCTGGAAACGGCATAGGCATTCTAGGTCTTCGCGCCGAGATGAAGTTTTTCAAGGGGACATTTGAAAAGATAGGTGTCGAACCTGATTTCGTTAATATTGGCGAATACAAGTCCGCTATGGAGATGTTTACCAGAAGTGAACCTTCAGAATATGCCGCACAAAACATAAACGAGCTTCTAGATTCTTACAACAAGGAATTCCTCTCTGGCATAGCCGAAAGTCGCGGAATTACAATTGAAAAAGCGAAAGAGCTTGTCGATAATGGGCCATATAACGACCTAGAATCAGACTCGCTAGGCCTCATCGATTCGCTTATGTATTTCGACCAGTTTGAGAAATTTATCAAGAAAGAAAAAGACCTCAAACCACAACCATTCGGCATTTTCGCTATGCAAGAATATCGCAAAATGGAGTGGGGTGAACCCGATCGAATAGCTGTTATAGTTATAGAAGGTAATATTATTAAAGGAAAAGGTGGGTCCGGTGGACTTCTTGGAGGATCCAATGTTGGAGAAACGGAAATTATCGCGGCAGTCAATGCTGCAAAGAAGAATAGATCTGTAAAAGGCATTTTACTACGCGTAAATTCCGGAGGAGGAAGCGCGCTAGCTAGCGACCTTATGGCGCATGCCCTCACCGATGCCGCAGAGAAAAAACCTCTTGTCGTAAGCATGGGTAATGCAGCCGCTAGTGGTGGCTACCTCGTTTCCATGCCAGCAAAGAAAATATTTGCCGACAATGTTACAATAACAGGCTCAATAGGAGTCATTTCCGGGAAATTCGCTTTAGGCGGGCTTTACGATAAAATCGGAATATCGACAACAACATTCGAACGAGGCCAAAATTCAGGCATCTATTCCTCAACAGATACATTCTCGACTCAACAACGCGAACGCATCCAAAGTGGTTCGCTTAGATTCTACGACATATTCAAGGATTGGGTCGCAGATAGCCGTGAAATTCCTGTCGATAGCGTAGATGTTCTCGGTCGAGGACGCGTGTGGACAGGCGAACGTGCCCACGAGGTAGGACTTGTGGATTCCTTGGGTGGTTTCCTCGATGCACTGGATTACATTGTTCAAGAATCCGGCGCAGATGAAAAAAACCTCGAACTGTGGTTCCTTCCGGGAACCAGCTCTATGGTCGATAATATGTTCGATAGCATGGTCAAACAAATGCCCGTTCTGAATGAATTGAAAAAAGCACCAATCTTTCCGTTCGAAGATTACGAAGCGCTCTATCTTATGCCATATGTCATTGAAGTAAAATAA
- a CDS encoding fumarate hydratase — translation MRSIHASKVVEAVERLCISVCANLPCDVLKRIEDCYNHEDNPIAIWTLEQIIQNAQLASVENSPLCQDTGFSVFFVKLGREVEIADGDIYSAIAEGVSKGHLNGYLRKSIVRDPLDRASNTGDNTPPIIWLEIVEGNRIEIIYAPKGGGSENMSRIAMLKPADGIDGVRKFVLHSVIQAGGNPCPPVIVGVGIGGTFEKCAFLAKKALLRDIGQRNKNPFYADLENTLLSEINETGVGPMGMGGKTTALDVFIEVYPCHIASLPVAVNLNCHCARHGKIVI, via the coding sequence ATGCGCTCGATTCATGCCTCTAAGGTTGTTGAAGCCGTCGAGCGTTTATGTATTTCTGTTTGCGCAAATCTTCCATGTGATGTTCTTAAGCGAATCGAAGACTGCTATAATCACGAAGACAATCCTATCGCAATTTGGACTCTCGAACAGATAATCCAAAATGCCCAACTTGCATCTGTTGAAAATTCCCCCCTTTGTCAGGACACCGGTTTTTCTGTTTTTTTTGTTAAGCTTGGGAGAGAAGTCGAAATTGCAGACGGAGATATATATTCTGCAATTGCAGAGGGGGTATCCAAAGGGCATCTTAATGGTTATCTGAGAAAATCAATTGTCAGAGACCCATTAGACCGCGCATCGAATACCGGCGATAACACACCGCCAATAATTTGGCTTGAGATTGTCGAAGGTAATAGAATCGAAATTATATATGCTCCTAAGGGTGGCGGAAGTGAGAATATGAGCCGAATCGCCATGCTTAAACCCGCCGACGGTATCGATGGCGTGAGGAAATTCGTTTTACATTCTGTTATCCAAGCCGGAGGGAATCCATGTCCACCTGTAATTGTTGGAGTCGGAATCGGTGGCACATTTGAAAAATGCGCTTTTCTCGCAAAAAAAGCCCTCCTCAGAGATATAGGACAAAGAAACAAAAATCCGTTTTACGCTGATTTAGAAAATACTTTATTGTCTGAAATAAACGAAACCGGAGTGGGGCCTATGGGTATGGGAGGAAAAACCACCGCACTCGATGTTTTCATAGAAGTCTATCCATGCCATATTGCTTCTCTTCCAGTAGCGGTAAATCTCAATTGTCATTGCGCAAGACATGGGAAAATCGTAATTTAG